In Chionomys nivalis chromosome 21, mChiNiv1.1, whole genome shotgun sequence, the genomic window tccccctttttttttcagaacagaTCTAACAAGTTTCACAGCTCTGTTTCCCTTTCCGTGGCAGTGAGGAGGACAACCCTTCAGGGCTTAAATTGGCTAGGTCAAGGCTAGAGAGGGCAAGAGCAAGGGCATGCTGTGGCCCAGGCCCACCTTTCTTTCATTACTAACCATTGGAAAATCATTCAGATCATGATGAAATTGACCCATTTGCCTAAAAGCATTGCTTTTTAATAAGTTGATTTTGTTTGACATGGTTCCAGCTGGAAAAGTGCTAGGGAGTGAAGCTCTCTGTGTATGTTGAAGTTTATAGGACTTTAGGAACCCATGGCAGAAACACTGAGCTAGTCATTACagtctgtatttttttaagtaggcAGTTCTGTCCTTGTGTATTTTATGATAAACAATCACTTCACCTTTGGTGCCTTCCATGTGTCACATAAGCACTCTTGTCAATCATGGAATTGGGGGGTCACATTTAGTTAAAACAGATAACACTATTTTTGTAGCATGATTGTGTCCTTTCGGTATTGCTTTCCACAATACCCTAGGTCTTGACATTTGGCCATTTTCGTCTTAAGCTTCCTATGTAGTTTTCAAAGTCAGACACCCTTCAGCAACTCCTACCCCATGCACCGTGTTCTCCCCACACTGCACATGTGCTGATTAGGTCTGAGAGTCAGaggacatttctttaaaaaaggtCGTGTCCCTGTAATTCTATCTGACATCATTCGTTCGTTAGACTGGGATAGCTGCTGCTCACCTGCAGCAAGAGGAAAGTGGTCTCGTTTTTTCAAGTTTTGTCTGTGCCCTGCCTTCCTGCTCACTGAGTCTGACAGAAAGAGCTTGCATTTGGCTCCTTACCCTCCCACCCTAGCCCATCTCAGGCTGTTCTCTGGCCAAGGGCCACTGCTTCCTAGCAGCACCTCAGCCTTGCTCTGGGACTCACCCCACTTGGATTCCAGGTAGGGTTGTGGAGCCCCTGGTATGGCCTGGATGTAGTAGGTCCCCTGCTGTGACGGGCTGGATAAAGCCAGGGCACAGCTTAGCCACTTTCTGCTTTCCTGGCCCTGCTCCTTGGATTGTCTGGTCAGGAAAAGCTCACCGAGCGGTTGTTGGGTAAAGGTACGGATTCTCTGAGACATAAACTTGTAGCTCCTTGTCTTTGTCCTTTTGAAGAGTCAAAACGTGgttctgtgggaaaaaaaagtcatcaGGTGGCTGAATGACAGCTTCCTGCCAGGATGGGCCACTGGCACTTCATTTAATTAGCGGCACTTTGGGGGACAGTGTTCATAGTTACTACATTTTGTTTctgtagtctggttttctttgagacagggtcttgctaggtagtcttggctggcctttAACTTGTAAGTGATCATCCTGCCCCTTGTCTTAAACGCTGCGGTACAGGAGTGTGTCACCATGCACAGCTAAAGCTTGTCTTTTTGGCGGTTTATAGACATGGCTGTGGGCATTCCAAGGTGAAGGCTGTTGAACAAACTGATGTGTGTTGTTTGCAGTACTGAACTTCGCCTCCTGGCCCATTGGACATGGCCACTGTGGGTGAGCCCCCCAACTCTCGGGTTTCACCCCGTGCTTGAAATAAATGATGTGGGAGCCCCATGGCGTTTGCTCCCCTTGATTTGCCCCTGACAGCCGACAAAGCCTCACACTGCCCTCAGCCTCCCCACTTTCCTTTGAAGGACCAATTTTTCATGGTACTTGTCTTGATTGTTTTCATAGTGTTCAAATCTGTATTTTTGTATGTAGAGGTAAATAATTTTCGACACTAATCACTAATGAATACTGTATTGTCATGAAGGAGTTCTTGTTTAATAAATGgacacataaaaatgttttagtctctcttttctcccagctCCTGCAACAAATTTGCTCTGTAGAGGTGACACAGAGCCACAGTCAACAGGCTGTAACCAGTTTGCCAGGCTCCAGGGCATTGCACAGCCTCTGTGCCTCTGTGCCTGGCTATCCACGAGTTTTAGTGTGCGTACCCAGTGATGGTGTACAAAGCAGAAGGCTTTGCCGCTCTCCGGGTACTTGGGCTTGAGTGGTGACTGGGTTCCTCATagcagctgctctgagctccCTTGCTCAAGACCCATGTTTTGGTTGTTGGAGGACACACCATCCTAACCAGGCTGCCTGCTTACCCTTCACTGCCTTGACTAAGATTGAGTAAAAGGCAGTGGTGGTCAGATGCCGTTGCCCAGCAGAGATGAATACTGCCGCACCACTGCTGGCAGCCACCAGGACCCATCGTGGCCGTTGAAATGGGCAGTTACTGCAGGCGGCGGATGGGTTTCTCAGTCGGGCACACTCTGAGCACGTAGGCATTTTGCTTTTAATCCATTGTGGCATTCTTTTAGGGAGGAGATTTACATGCAAGATAGGAAGAAGGTTACAAACATCTTAAGACATGGGCCCAGAACTCTGGCTCATTCATGGGGCCTCTTGGGTCACAGAAAATGCCATTTGTTACATTGCTTTTgaataaaaaagttataaaaaaaaagttagaaaacatcaaagacacacacattATCAACCCCCAAGTAAGCACAGAGAAGGCCTATGTTAGCAGGCCTGTCCAGGTGGCTCCCAGGAGGAGAGGGCTTGACTGGGCCCGCCCAGCCACGTGTGACTTtgtcaccaccactgccctggtaGACAGACAGGTCTTTGGGCTCTTTGCTGGAAAGGTCTCAGACCCACAATGGAAGACTTGGCTAGCTGGGTTTCTCCCCGTCTTACAGTGAGGAGGGAAACTTCTCGAACAAAGATTCCTGAAAGTCCTCTCAACAAAGTGCAGGCGTGAACAGGAGCCCTCCATGCAGAGCCCACGGGGGCTGGGTGGGTCAGCCTGCTGTGACCACACCCCACGCAGCCACCTGAACCACAGTGACTGGCTCTGTGTGATGCCTGCTCCCATGGGGCAGCGAGGCTCAAAGGCTCAGGTCTTCAGGACAGAAACAGGAGAAGGCAGGATATTCAGTCTCCTCAGGGGCCAGCTCAGCAGTGCTAAGCCAGCACAGCCAATAATCTCAGAGACCTGCTCCTCGGTCTGCTCTCCCGTGGGCGTCCGCTGCCATGCTCCTGTAGCCCCGTCAGGACGGTATGGATGGCAGGCCTGAATGGCGCCAGGCGCAGGCGCACACAGGCCTTCTCAGTCGGAGTCGGAGTCGGAGCTGGAGTTGGAATGATCTGAAAGGAAAGTAGAGAGTGCTGGCTGTAGTCCCTGGAGTGTGGGTAGGAGGGGGCACTGCCAGCAGGGGCCTTGGGCTACAGAGGGATAGAGTAGGCACTTCTCTTCAGCCCAGAGTCCAGATGCATCCTTCCCAGGACGTCCCTCCTCACCTGAGGATGTCAGAGTTGTTCAACTGCACCCTTTTCTCCACCCCCATTCGGCAGGACAAGGCAAAGACAACAGTTTCTTGTCCCTGAACTAAAATACACTAGAAAATGGACAagctttttggttgttgttttgtaaaTTTATGTTATGGGTTTaggtgtttatatatttatattgtgagatgaatataaaacattttgtCATGTTAAAATCAGTTAGTGATATAACTTTAAAGGCTCCTGGAATCACACCATTAAAGATTATTCTGTAGAACCTTCTGGAATCTCATGCCTTACTAGTACCTGACCCTAGCAATGGTTGCTGTATTTTAATGCTCATCACCTCTCCAAGCCCTGGTTCTTACCCCTCATCCATTAGCCAGGGGTGTATAAGTAAGACAAGCTTGTTATAGTCATAGCTAACATATAGACCAATTATAAATACTTGTTGCTGCAAAAACTACTGTCTTATATTAAAACCACACCAAATATTCAAAATGCATGTCTCCATGAACATTTATGCTCTGATCCCTGAGCTGGTTGACCAGCATTTGCTGAAGGTCCCAAAGGCTAGAAGACAACATCCAGGAGCATTTAACCTGTTTTCCACAGACCAGGAATGAGTTTTGAATGACATTTACTTTTAGCAGAGGGACAGTGTCTGGGAATCCCAATGGGAAGCTGGTTGCCTTTAAACCTAGCCATCTGGGTCCACCTTCAGATATTTAGTACAATGGGGAAGATCCTACAGCCAGGATCAGCCCTGAGAACACCTCTGTCTGTCTAGCCACACAGTACTGCTGGCCTGCTCCAGAGAAGTACCTGGCCCAGATTGAtgttctttagaaaaaaagatcCAAACAAGTCAGGTAAGGGGTGCTATgcgtttgaaaccagcctgggctacaaagtgagttctaggccagtgagtTACACAGAGTGAggttctgtttcaaaaacaacaaaaacaaaaaccaagcccaCTGTGCCTGTGTTTGTCTGGGTACTGTGGGCTTCCaagcaggaaaggagaaaggggaaagagggtGTAGTGTGTTGGTCTCTCAGATGGATTGGTGTCCTCACTAGCTGCCCTGGGGACATTAGTGTGCTTTGCAGGGCCAGAGCTACAGGCATACGCTCACCTTCCCCTCTGGCCATGCTGGACACTTGCGACTTCAGCCTCAAACTAACCAGGTGTCCCCAAGGAAGGGCAGAGCCCTACAGCTATCCTAAAAGGGATCAGTGGGGATTCTCAGAAACGATGCAGAATGGCCACTCACCTCCTGCTGTCTCTTGGGCTGTGGTCTCATTTGCAGAGTCTCCTTGCTTGAGGAATTTGGCCACTTCATTAAAGATCAGGTAGAAGTCAATTGCAAACACGATTGTGgcaaaaaagccaaaaacctGTGGGATACACGCATGGCATATGGCAGGGAACATGGACAGGGTGGATGGAAGCATCACGAAGACTCTGGGCTCATGGACCAAGAGACTGGGCATATGCAAGCAGCAGTGAGGAAATGCCCCAACCAGGATGGATGGACAGGCACAAGGCACAGCCTTTCTGAGTTATGGCAAATAGGGGAGATGGGCTGTGAGCCTGGTAGACACAGCCGCTCAACTCAGGACGGACTAAACTTTTAACTAGACTGGCATGGCAGAGACCCACATAGGGACCCAGTGCCTAAGCAGGGGCAGGATCTGCCCGGGGTCCCACTGTAGAAGCGAGTGCCAAGGGGGATAACCTGGAGCGTCGGGGAAGGGGCACTGCTGGGTAAGTCCACTAGGGGGCAGGGCAGCCACTCACTCCAGCTGCTTTGTAAGCTCCATCTGAGTATTTGGCGACAGCTGTGATGGAGATGACGAAGTAGATGAGGGCAGCAGTGACACAGCGCAGGAAGTCCTGGGGAGAGAGGGACATGTTCACACGGAAGGTGCCACAGCACGGGCAACCAACACAATCAGCCCTAGCACCCACGGAGTCCCTGTCCTAGCTCCACCTGTATGCCCTGCCCCTAATCTATTCTTCATGTGTCTTGTTCTGCAGGCTTCCAGTAGCTTATATTGCCCCATCCTTGGTCCCGCTGGGTTTTCTCTGCTCTGTGGGTAGCAAATGGGTTGTTTACTATGCTATACTGGCTCTGCAGTTTGGCACAAATGGAAAGTGGAGAGAGTCTAGCTTTCCAAGAGGCTTGGCCTTGCCACAGTGAGATCCGTTTATGATCCTATTAGCCTCTGTTTAGTCCTTAGGGTGGGGCTACAGTGAGGGCAGCTGACACCAGGTGGttacatggatgctggagatAAATTCAAGGGAGCCTTTGCGACTCATTTTCTATGATCCACTCTATCCATTAAAGGGCACTCTCTCGGGACTGTAAGGTCCTCGGGTGATCAAACAAGGGCAGGTGCCAGATGACTCGAATCTAGGAAGACCCACAAGTCCTCAGTGACTCCACCCTTCTGGAAATGGCTTGAATGCTTGTGGCTGAGGCACATTCCTTCTCCAAGACCAGAGCAACAGCTCCACCTGGTGGTCAGGAGCCTTCTTTGGGTGCCTAGTGCTGCTGGGTGGGCAGGGGTGGAGGCTGAGTTGCAGAACCCCAGATTCTTCAGGTGACAGCCAACCCCTTCCTCTTGGGTCCCCGGATCCTTACCATCATGGGCCAGCACAGGCCCTGCCACTTGTCATTCAGCTGCATGGCATCAGCAAAGAGGAAGTAAACAGCCAACAGGAACTCCAGCAGAGGTACCGTGAGGAAGGCAGATGCCGAGGACACCACGTAGCAGATGAAGGTAATGAATGAGAGTCCCTGCGGAAAAGCAAGGAGAGTCAAATCTTCttgccaccccccacccctcagGCCAGGCCAGGACCTCGAGTCCCCATACCTTGCTGAATCCCTGCTAGGACTCCCATCTTGAAGCTCTAGCCTCCCCCCACATCCCAGGCCACCTTGGGCAGCTCAGCTTCTTTCCTCTCAATGGACCGTACCTAACTCAGCTATGTCCACAAGGGGGCAAGCAAGAGCTAAAGCCACTGCTTTCAAAATTCACACCCCTACTGGTACTTAAGATGTGTACTTTTCATGGAAACCCTAACTTTACTGGACGATGATGCGCATGCCCAAGTGTTTGAAGTTGAAATGCACTGATGTCTGCAACCAATTTTGAATGTATGAAAGCACAAGGAAGGTCGATGGACACAGATAATAAAGGAGGCAGAGCAGTGTTAACCATGATACAGTTCACGTGGTGGAGGCAGGGATGTTGACACTTTTGTGCATCtgcaaatctttatttttaaaaaaaaaaaactatgcacGAGGCTAGCAATGCAATGCAGTTCAGCTGGTAAAGTTCTTGCCCACTacacacaaagctctgggttcgaTCCTATGCACCGCATAGACCAGGCTTGGTGGTACAAGCCTGTGACTAGCACtttgggatgtggaggcaggaagagaggttcaaagtcatccttagttTCATACAGAAAGTTTTAGGCCGCTTGGGAtacatgaaaccctatctcattAAAATTCTAACTCCTTTGGAGACAGCCTTGATTGTGGGTCCCTGCTGTACCATTCAGGTGGGGCTGGCTACACTATCCTACAGAAGCCTGGTCCACAGGGATGTAGGGTGGAGGATGCCAAGGTCACTGGTGAGTCCTGCAGACTTTGTGCATGGCAGGAAAACACGATGAAGATGCTAGGGCTGAGGCATTTCAAGCCCAGTTCTCGCTGATTCTGTCTAAGACTTCTAGACTTCTCTGCTCCTCAACGCCACTCATGTGCCACCCACAGCCTATCTTTTAAAGCAGCAGACTTGGTGTCACCCAGTTAATAGGGTACCACATCTGTACTTAGGGCATTAAAGGCCTCCATCTTGCTTGGCGCATGTCTACCACTATGGCGGCTTTGAGTCTGTCCACGGCTCAGTAGTTTAAGGAGCCGAAGGGGGAAACGCAGATGTCCTATAGGAATGAACTACCATGGCTGCTTCTGACAAATGAACTGATGATCTCTGGGACCCCATTCGTGCCCCTTCCCCTGAACATGCCAAGGGGGAAGCTGAACTTCCCTGGGCAAACAGGAAACTAAGGCTTAGAGAAAGACTTTTTTGAGGTGGCCAGTTATCAGCTCCCACTGTATTTGCTAAAAGGCTGCTCTTAGgtctctcctctttctgttctcattctccccCTCAATTGAGTCTGATTCTGGTGACACCCTCCCCTCCTGTcactaacacatacacacttgaGTCCTCTTTTCTCATTCCCCAATTCTTGGTGGTCAATTCCCCTAGTTTCCTATCCATGTCCGACTCCCGACTTGCATTGGGACCAAGAGGAGGAAGGACTAGGAACGACTCCCCTATACACTCTGAACTcacccctttctttcccttcttattTTCCTAGGCCTGGATTTCTGACACCTAGGCCGACTAAGTCAAGGTCAGAAGCCTCCTCGATGGCCTGTAATTCAAATCCCTCCCCCAGCCCCGCCTCGTGACTTCCAGAGATCTCAGATGGCTAGTCTAAGAGAGGGCTCTAGGTCTGCCTGGTACCTCACTTAGGAACAAAGTATTGGGGTCTACTGGTGACCTCGGGATTGATGCCGCCACCATGTGTCCTGGGGTACAAGGGAACAGTCCTAGGGCAGAAACCCTCCCATCTTTTCTCAGGGACCCTCGATTGAGTCACCTGTCAAATTTCCTAGACGCAGTTAAAGGCACTTTCTGGTTCTCTCATCTCCCATCCGCCCCTCCCCCCTCAAGTGGGTACAGATCAGATATCAAGTTGCTAGGGATCTAAGCAACAAATGGCTGTCGCCATGGGctgtttcctccttcctcccgcccctcttaACATCCCCATAGGC contains:
- the Cmtm3 gene encoding CKLF-like MARVEL transmembrane domain-containing protein 3; translated protein: MWPPDAEPEPDPESADRPRSGRTVPGLRALLPARAFLCSLKGRLLLAESGLSFITFICYVVSSASAFLTVPLLEFLLAVYFLFADAMQLNDKWQGLCWPMMDFLRCVTAALIYFVISITAVAKYSDGAYKAAGVFGFFATIVFAIDFYLIFNEVAKFLKQGDSANETTAQETAGDHSNSSSDSDSD